From the genome of Salvelinus namaycush isolate Seneca chromosome 1, SaNama_1.0, whole genome shotgun sequence:
CTCATCAAGGTATCGCTTTCACACAGCATTCATGAAAAGCACCTGCTTAAACGACAACTAGGCTTCATCTGTGTCAGGGAAACTGGTCCTAAAAGTAATTGCTTGCTTCATCTGACTCTTacaggcagaggaggagagaatatACAAGGAAAAGCAACTGCAACAAGAGGAGAGAATGGCACAAGAACTGGCCCGCATCAGCTATGAAAAGCTTAGAGATGTAAAAATGAGGCAATATATAAAAGAGAACAGGTAAGTCCCAACATGAGGGGCTTGGCAGAGATTGACATTAAGGGTTGCCCTCCTATTGCCTGGGTCAAGTGAACTGAGCAGTTGCACCTGCTCTGAGGTTGCCCCATTGGGCAACTGCAACGAATTCCAGTAGCCTAAAACTGAAAGACAGTCAATTTATGGCAGTTGGGCAAGTTGAGCCTGCTCtgagatttattttattttatactgataacaaccaAAATACCACAAATTTCAGTATTGATCTTTCTGATTCCTCTATGTGTAGAGGAAAGGCAGGCAATATATGGAACTGCTGCATGTAAATAGCTAATTTACATTTTCAGGCAAGTGATCATAATCTTCGGTCAACCCAAAAATACTCTTGACTTGCCCGATGGGAAAGTGCCTTTCAGACTTTAATAAAAATCCTAGGGTTAGTGTATCAACAATAATCTGTCCATAGTTGTTGCAGGATGGATGTTTTATGTTGCTGTTAATGTTTCCTCTTTAATTTTAGTGTTGAACTCCGTGAGTTGGAGGGGCAGCTCAAGTCTGCATACCTAAACCGGGAGAGGGCTGCACAGATTGCTGAAAAGGAGTCTATGAGATATGAGACAGTGGTAAGTTCATAAATGTCCTTTCCCAGGGTAGAAGGGATATTTGAGACTTGAACCAAAACACTTGTTGGttgtgctttttgtgaatccATATTTTTCTCATTAGCGTCAGGAGGCTGATATTGCTCGTAAGATGAAGAGCGAGCATGAGCGGGCCTCTATGGAGCAGGAGAAGCAAGACCATAAGCGCTACGAGGAGGTGGTGCAGTACCAGCAGGAGCTGGAACAGCAGCTGGAGGAGAAAGAGCACAAGAGACAGGAGGCTTATGAGGAGTTCCTCAAGGAGAAACTCATGGTTGACGAAATTGTCAGGAAGATCTATGAGGAGGATCAAATGTGAGTGGACAGTGGCAGTCTGTTTTCACAATTTGGTTAAGTTTCCTGCTTGATCAAGTAATCAGTATATAATGAAATCGAATTACCTTTTTTGAAGGGAGAGGCAGTTAAGACTGGAAAAGATAACAGCCACTCAAAGGTACATAGAGGAGTTCAAGAGCCAGCAGACTGAGTGGAGACTGATGGAGCGGGAGAAGATGGAGGCTGAGAACAGACGCATCCTGGAATTTGCCAGTTACCAGCAGCATAAGGAGAAGAGCAGAATGGAGAAAGTCAGAGAACGAGAGCAGGCAAAAGAACATCTTCACCAGATGGTAAGAGGGAGAAAAGTCACATAATTTGCAAAACTCTTGGCTATATTCATAGTTAAGAATATGTTCTAGTCTTTTTTTTTGACAAAGTGAGAAATTATTACAACAATATTGATGGCTATTGAGGAATGTCTTTCTTCTAGCTCACTGAGAAGATTGAAATGGAGAGGCAGCAGCGTGACGAGATGGAGCGTGTTCGTGAAGAGCTTTGTCTGGAGGAGCAAGCCGAAGCTGCAAGGCAGAAACAaatcgtaagcaagcatttccaCATTTTATAATTTCCTAAATTTCCAAACCACCTTTAGAGGATTCAACCCTTTTTAAATGGGTTAACAGGAAGATATGGAGAAGAGAATCAGACAGAGGCTGGAGTTGCAGCAGACCTGCCAAGAGCAAATAGCCTTCAAGGAAATGCGGAGGCAGGCTgagaaggtggaggaggaggccTTCAGGCAGATGATGATGGCCAAGTTTGCTGAGGACGACCGCATAGAGCAGATGAATGCCCAGAAACGTCGCATGAAGCAGCTTGAGCACAAGAGGGCTGTGGAGAAACTGCTGGAGGACAGGAGACAGCAGTACCTGGCTGACAAGGTACAGTATATTGCTCTTATCATGAACACTTATGCACTCTTTATCAACATCAAAGTGGTGTTATTGTAACTGAAGCTTTtctgtttaacactgttttgtcTGCCTCAGAGGTAGGTACCTTAAGGAACATTTGTTGAATGTAAGTTTGATCTCTCTTCCCAAGGAACGTGAGGCTGAAGAAAGAGCAATGGAACAGGAGAGGGAGACATTGCGTCGACAGATCATTGAGGAGGAAAGGCAAAGCCTTCTCAAACTCCATGCCACAAAACTTCTGGGCTATCTACCTAAGGTAAGGGAGAGGAGGTTGTCTTAGTTTTTAGTTCAACTGCAAgtgttttctttgtgtttttctttaaaCTCATTGGCTGTccaaattctttaaaaaagtattttGATGCAATGTTGCTCCAGGAAGATCCCACTTTTGAAACtgactgttattttcaaatgttaaGGGCATATTCCGGGAAGATGACCTTGAACACTTTAATGAGGACTTCagaagcaatttccaaaagcgCCAGGCCGACATCTTTGATGAAGAGGGCTGGGGAGATGATGAATAACCACTTCCTATACTACACCACTAGATGGCATTATTGGGTAGATGCTGTctagtgtttttttgtgtgtatatGGTGGATTTCTTATGGTGATGGTGTActcaaaaatgtattaatttgcAAAGACTAATTTGTATCCCACTAGCTGCATATCACCACACCTTAAATCCTAACATGGAGGTGCAGCAAT
Proteins encoded in this window:
- the mns1 gene encoding meiosis-specific nuclear structural protein 1, which translates into the protein MKKIITFLPGKIYKSTRGLQQLHAMMASMSQRRNMTHSQQQRVISEFRRQEEQREDQTKRITKDRQMQANVMSEERLEKKRYLRKVQDELHESQIEDALIKAEEERIYKEKQLQQEERMAQELARISYEKLRDVKMRQYIKENSVELRELEGQLKSAYLNRERAAQIAEKESMRYETVRQEADIARKMKSEHERASMEQEKQDHKRYEEVVQYQQELEQQLEEKEHKRQEAYEEFLKEKLMVDEIVRKIYEEDQMERQLRLEKITATQRYIEEFKSQQTEWRLMEREKMEAENRRILEFASYQQHKEKSRMEKVREREQAKEHLHQMLTEKIEMERQQRDEMERVREELCLEEQAEAARQKQIEDMEKRIRQRLELQQTCQEQIAFKEMRRQAEKVEEEAFRQMMMAKFAEDDRIEQMNAQKRRMKQLEHKRAVEKLLEDRRQQYLADKEREAEERAMEQERETLRRQIIEEERQSLLKLHATKLLGYLPKGIFREDDLEHFNEDFRSNFQKRQADIFDEEGWGDDE